One part of the Methylobacterium terrae genome encodes these proteins:
- a CDS encoding Crp/Fnr family transcriptional regulator produces MTLETEVQSLRQVPMFREVDPARLKLLAFTSERVHFADGQRFFDRGDAADAAYLILEGEAAVTLDGPGGPIRLALLGANALVGEMGILADQPRSATVTAVTPTTALRIDRRVFLELLSQFPQIAIAVMRELAHRLEMTNQQLAQMRTG; encoded by the coding sequence ATGACGCTTGAGACCGAGGTGCAGTCGCTGCGCCAAGTGCCGATGTTCCGCGAGGTGGATCCGGCGCGCCTGAAGCTGCTCGCCTTCACCAGCGAGCGGGTGCATTTCGCCGACGGCCAGCGCTTCTTCGACCGGGGCGACGCGGCGGACGCGGCCTACCTGATCCTGGAAGGGGAGGCCGCCGTCACGCTGGACGGCCCGGGGGGACCGATCCGCCTGGCGCTCCTCGGGGCCAACGCGCTCGTCGGCGAGATGGGCATCCTGGCCGACCAGCCCCGCTCCGCCACCGTGACCGCGGTGACGCCGACGACGGCCCTGCGCATCGACCGCCGGGTCTTCCTCGAACTCCTGAGCCAGTTCCCGCAGATCGCCATCGCGGTCATGCGCGAGCTTGCCCACCGCCTCGAGATGACGAACCAGCAGCTCGCGCAGATGCGGACCGGCTGA